A portion of the Salvelinus fontinalis isolate EN_2023a unplaced genomic scaffold, ASM2944872v1 scaffold_1801, whole genome shotgun sequence genome contains these proteins:
- the LOC129850026 gene encoding ATP-dependent translocase ABCB1-like → MGFTQFVIFGTYALAFWYGTKLSVDEPENYTIGKTITVFFSVIIGSFSLGQGAPNLEAIAKARGAAYEVYNTIDQPRPIDSSSKEGLKPDYVKGDIEFKNIHFSYPSRKDVKILQGVNLTVPRGKTIALVGASGCGKSTTIQLLQRFYDPDSGEITLDGRDIRTLNVKWLRENMGIVSQEPVLFGTTIAENIRYGREDATDEDIERAVREANAYDFISKLPDKLNTMVGERGAQLSGGQKQRIAIARALVKNPKILLLDEATSALDTQSESVVQAALDKARAGRTTIVIAHRLSTIRTADVIAGFSNGEVVEQGTHRELMDKKGVYYSLVMQQSQGKPEEDEEDPVEEDNPPKYEDLDDVLYDSSDMDELEVVNEEGIENGGFERNSISSGRVEMKLTRRKSKKSKKDKKFCH, encoded by the exons ATGGGCTTCACCCAGTTTGTCATATTTGGGACGTACGCCTTGGCTTTCTGGTACGGGACCAAGCTCTCTGTAGACGAGCCTGAAAACTACACCATTGGAAAAACCATTACA GTCTTCTTCTCAGTGATTATTGGGTCGTTCTCTTTGGGCCAGGGTGCGCCTAACTTGGAAGCCATCGCCAAAGCCCGGGGTGCTGCCTATGAAGTCTACAATACCATTGACCAG CCGCGGCCCATAGACAGCAGTTCAAAGGAAGGTCTCAAACCAGACTATGTGAAAGGAGACATTGAATTCAAGAACATCCACTTCAGCTACCCCTCCAGGAAAGATGTCAAA ATTCTTCAGGGAGTGAATCTGACAGTTCCTCGTGGGAAGACCATAGCTCTGGTTGGAGCCAGTGGATGTGGGAAGAGCACCACCATTCAGCTGCTGCAGCGCTTTTATGATCCAGACTCAGGAGAG ATTACCCTGGATGGTCGGGACATCCGGACCCTGAATGTGAAGTGGCTGAGGGAGAATATGGGTATCGTCAGTCAGGAACCTGTGCTATTCGGAACAACCATTGCAGAAAACATCCGCTACGGCAGAGAGGATGCCACAGATGAGGACATCGAACGGGCCGTGAGAGAGGCCAACGCATACGACTTTATCTCCAAACTCCCCGAT AAGCTGAACACCATGGTGGGGGAGCGGGGAGCCCAGCTCAGTGGAGGACAGAAGCAGAGGATAGCTATCgcccgggccctggtcaaaaacccGAAGATCCTCCTGCTGGACGAGGCCACCTCCGCCCTGGACACCCAGAGTGAGTCGGTTGTCCAGGCCGCTCTGGATAAG GCCAGGGCGGGCCGCACCACGATAGTGATCGCCCACCGCCTGTCCACCATCAGAACAGCTGACGTGATCGCTGGCTTCAGCAACGGAGAGGTGGTGGAGCAGGGAACACACAGGGAACTCATGGACAAGAAGGGGGTCTACTACTCTCTGGTCATGCAGCAG AGTCAAGGGAAGccagaggaagatgaagaggacCCTGTGGAAGAGGATAACCCTCCTAAATATGAGGATCTAGATGATGTCCTGTATGACTCATCTGACATGGATGAGCTGGAAGTGGTAAACGAGGAAGGAATAGAAAACGGCGGCTTTGAAAGGAACTCAATCAGCAGTGGCCGTGTGGAAATGAAACTGACCAGGAGGAAATCTAAGAAGTCCAAGAAAGACAAGAAG TTTTGTCATTGA